Proteins encoded together in one Corallococcus soli window:
- a CDS encoding DEAD/DEAH box helicase, whose translation MSPQIHLDFASEFAAHPALAAFHPVVRRWFASRLGEPTRPQVEGWPLIHAGHDVLIAAPTGSGKTLTAFLAALDSLFRLALAGTLPDHTQVLYVSPLKALGNDVQKNLLQPLEELMSLARAEGHSPQHLRVQVRTGDTPASERAQMVRRPPHILITTPESLYLYLTAERARATLRAVRTVIVDEIHALARDKRGSHFTLSLERLKALTDVRPQMLGLSATQKPLDAIAGFLTGASLTECRRVEVGHQRPWDLKVEIPDAELSSIASHEMWGQVYDRLVQLAGEHRTTLIFVNTRKMSERVAHDLGERLGQEWVAAHHGSMSREMRLSAEERLKAGQLRVMVATASLELGIDVGNVDLVVQLGTTKAISVLLQRVGRAGHHKAGISKGILFAMTRDELVECVALLNAVREGDLDAVRIPKKPLDVLAQQIVAACACEEWDERALYSVFQRAYPYQDLTWEEYQQVLEMLSEGVAERRGRASIHLHRDRVNQRLKGRRGVRITALTNGGAIPDTFNFSVTAQPEGKVVGTLDEDFAVESSPGDIFLLGSTAWRIQRVMGSTVMVEDARGAPPNVPFWRGEAPGRTDELSLQVGRLREELLRHDDPSGFLEKLLRVPPPAVDALMGYLRLGKKMLGDVVPSHTQIVAERFFDEAGGMQLIIHAPFGSRINRAWGLALRKRFCRSFDFELQAAATEDGILLSLGEQHSFPLADIFEFLHPDNVEEVLVQAVLQAPIFGTRFRWVATRALTLHRMMGGKRVAPNLQRARSEDLLAAVFPAQVGCQDNHGGGDVELPDHPLVKQTMDDCLREAMDVDGLRDVLRRMRDGSIQLVARDVPEPSVFAHALINSQPYTFLDDAPAEERRVRNVALRRALPAEDAAAFGALDAAAIAQVVEDAAPPMRDEDELHDALLQLVLVRASEVPRGLEAGLFAQGRVAWLERSGARFLVSAERGNAVRALFPDVQTQPVLPVLEYDRPVERDAAVLQVVRGRMEMVGPTTVTELARLTLLDADDINLALHSLESQGSVLRGQFRATGDVPVSPGEDGGPVLEWCDRRLLQRIHRMTVGRLRREIEPLSPQDFMRFLFRWHHLEDVDALRGSTGLLKAVRLLQGYEAPASAWERFLLPARMRGYTPDQLERACYAGEVAWGRVTLKDPPKPAGPRRGAPVTEAPEPVVHKRASPTRNAPLTFTLREDLEWMLAAARPHAVLADGGVWTPPDLGAAAKDVVGVLDRRGACFFQDLVTRARRLPAEVEDALWELVAKGLVTADAVQNLRILQSPAHRKRQKLLQRGGPGRWSLLAPAEPKTQDEVMESLAKLFLQRYGIVWRDLVMRESLAPTWRELLFVYRRMEARGELRGGRFVSGFVGEQFALPEAVDTARAVRRTAPSGVRIQLSGVDPLNLTGVVTPGPRVPAMPNNVVTYVDGIPQGVDAVEDASENEDTEVEGPLAQVN comes from the coding sequence ATGTCCCCTCAAATCCATCTCGATTTCGCGTCGGAGTTCGCGGCGCATCCGGCCCTCGCCGCCTTCCATCCGGTGGTGCGGCGCTGGTTCGCGTCCCGCCTGGGCGAACCCACCCGTCCGCAGGTGGAGGGCTGGCCGCTCATCCACGCCGGCCACGACGTGCTCATCGCCGCGCCCACCGGCAGCGGCAAGACGCTCACGGCGTTCCTCGCCGCGCTGGACTCGCTGTTCCGCCTGGCGCTCGCGGGCACGCTGCCCGACCACACCCAGGTCCTCTACGTGTCGCCCTTGAAGGCCCTGGGCAACGACGTGCAGAAGAACCTCCTCCAGCCCCTGGAGGAGCTGATGTCCCTGGCCCGCGCGGAGGGCCATTCCCCCCAGCACCTGCGCGTGCAGGTGCGCACCGGCGACACGCCCGCCAGCGAACGCGCGCAGATGGTGCGCCGCCCGCCGCACATCCTCATCACCACGCCGGAGTCGCTCTACCTCTACCTCACGGCCGAGCGCGCCCGCGCCACCCTGCGCGCCGTGCGCACGGTCATCGTGGACGAAATCCACGCGCTCGCCCGCGACAAGCGCGGCAGTCACTTCACCCTGTCGCTGGAGCGCCTCAAGGCCCTCACCGACGTGCGCCCCCAGATGCTGGGCCTGTCCGCGACGCAGAAGCCGCTGGACGCCATCGCGGGCTTCCTCACCGGCGCCTCCCTCACCGAGTGCCGTCGCGTGGAGGTGGGCCACCAGCGCCCGTGGGACCTCAAGGTGGAGATCCCCGACGCGGAGCTGTCCTCCATCGCGAGCCATGAGATGTGGGGCCAGGTCTATGACCGGCTGGTGCAACTGGCGGGCGAGCACCGCACCACGCTCATCTTCGTCAACACGCGCAAGATGTCCGAGCGCGTGGCGCACGACCTGGGTGAACGCCTGGGCCAGGAGTGGGTGGCCGCGCACCACGGCAGCATGTCGCGCGAGATGCGCCTGTCCGCCGAGGAGCGTCTGAAGGCGGGCCAGCTGCGCGTGATGGTCGCCACCGCGTCACTGGAGCTGGGCATCGACGTGGGCAACGTGGACCTGGTGGTGCAGCTGGGCACCACGAAGGCCATCTCCGTGCTGCTCCAGCGCGTGGGCCGCGCGGGCCACCACAAGGCGGGCATCTCCAAGGGCATCCTCTTCGCGATGACGCGCGACGAGCTGGTGGAGTGCGTCGCGCTCCTCAACGCCGTGCGCGAGGGTGACCTGGACGCGGTCCGCATCCCCAAGAAGCCGCTGGACGTGCTCGCGCAGCAGATCGTCGCCGCGTGCGCGTGCGAGGAGTGGGACGAGCGCGCCCTCTACAGCGTCTTCCAGCGCGCGTACCCCTACCAGGACCTCACCTGGGAGGAGTACCAGCAGGTGCTGGAGATGCTGTCGGAGGGCGTGGCCGAGCGCCGGGGCCGGGCCAGCATCCACCTGCACCGCGACCGGGTGAACCAGCGGCTCAAGGGGCGCCGGGGCGTGCGCATCACCGCGCTCACCAACGGCGGCGCCATCCCGGACACCTTCAACTTCAGCGTCACCGCGCAGCCGGAGGGCAAGGTGGTGGGCACGCTGGACGAGGACTTCGCGGTGGAGTCCTCCCCGGGAGACATCTTCCTGCTGGGCAGCACCGCGTGGCGCATCCAGCGCGTCATGGGCAGCACGGTGATGGTGGAGGACGCGCGGGGCGCCCCGCCCAACGTGCCCTTCTGGCGCGGCGAGGCGCCGGGCCGCACGGACGAGCTGAGCCTCCAGGTGGGCAGGCTGCGCGAGGAGCTGCTGCGCCACGACGACCCTTCGGGCTTCCTGGAGAAGCTTTTGCGCGTGCCGCCGCCAGCGGTGGATGCGCTGATGGGCTACCTGCGCCTGGGCAAGAAGATGCTGGGCGACGTGGTGCCCAGCCACACGCAGATCGTCGCCGAGCGCTTCTTCGACGAAGCGGGCGGCATGCAGCTCATCATCCACGCGCCGTTCGGCAGCCGCATCAACCGCGCGTGGGGCCTGGCGCTGCGCAAGCGCTTCTGCCGCTCGTTCGACTTCGAGTTGCAGGCGGCGGCCACGGAGGACGGCATCCTGCTGAGCCTGGGCGAGCAGCACTCGTTCCCGCTGGCGGACATCTTCGAATTCCTGCACCCGGACAACGTGGAGGAGGTGCTGGTGCAGGCGGTGTTGCAGGCGCCCATCTTCGGCACGCGCTTCCGCTGGGTAGCCACGCGGGCGCTGACGCTGCACCGGATGATGGGGGGCAAGCGCGTGGCGCCGAACCTCCAGCGCGCGCGCAGCGAGGACCTGCTGGCGGCGGTGTTCCCCGCGCAGGTGGGCTGCCAGGACAACCACGGCGGCGGCGACGTGGAGCTGCCGGACCATCCGCTGGTGAAGCAGACGATGGACGACTGTCTGCGCGAGGCCATGGACGTGGACGGGCTGCGCGACGTGCTCCGGCGCATGCGGGACGGGAGCATCCAGCTCGTCGCCCGGGACGTGCCGGAGCCGAGCGTCTTCGCGCACGCGCTCATCAACAGCCAGCCCTACACCTTCCTGGACGACGCGCCGGCCGAGGAGCGCCGCGTGCGCAACGTGGCCCTGCGCCGCGCGCTGCCCGCGGAGGACGCCGCGGCGTTCGGCGCGCTGGATGCCGCCGCCATCGCGCAGGTGGTGGAGGACGCCGCGCCGCCCATGCGCGACGAGGATGAGCTGCACGACGCGCTCCTGCAACTGGTGCTGGTGCGGGCGTCGGAGGTGCCGCGAGGCCTGGAGGCGGGCCTGTTCGCGCAAGGCCGCGTGGCGTGGCTGGAGCGGTCGGGCGCGCGGTTCCTCGTGTCCGCGGAGCGGGGCAACGCGGTGCGCGCCCTCTTCCCGGACGTCCAGACGCAGCCGGTGTTGCCGGTGCTGGAGTACGACCGGCCGGTGGAGCGCGACGCGGCGGTGCTCCAGGTGGTGCGCGGGCGGATGGAGATGGTGGGCCCCACCACGGTCACGGAGCTGGCGCGGCTGACGCTGCTGGACGCGGACGACATCAACCTGGCGCTGCACTCCCTGGAGAGCCAGGGCAGCGTGCTGCGCGGCCAGTTCCGGGCGACCGGGGACGTGCCAGTGTCTCCCGGCGAGGACGGCGGGCCGGTGCTGGAGTGGTGCGACCGGCGGCTGCTCCAGCGCATCCATCGGATGACGGTGGGGCGGCTGCGCCGGGAGATTGAACCGCTGAGTCCGCAGGACTTCATGCGCTTCCTCTTCCGGTGGCACCACCTGGAGGACGTGGACGCGCTGCGCGGCTCCACGGGCCTGCTCAAGGCGGTGCGGCTGCTCCAGGGGTATGAAGCGCCGGCCTCCGCGTGGGAGCGCTTCCTGCTGCCGGCGCGCATGCGCGGCTACACGCCGGATCAGCTGGAGCGCGCGTGCTACGCGGGCGAGGTGGCGTGGGGGCGGGTGACGCTGAAGGATCCGCCGAAGCCGGCGGGGCCGCGCCGTGGAGCGCCGGTGACGGAAGCGCCGGAGCCCGTGGTGCACAAGCGGGCGTCGCCCACGCGCAACGCGCCGCTGACGTTCACGCTGCGCGAGGACCTGGAGTGGATGCTGGCGGCGGCGCGTCCGCACGCGGTGCTGGCGGATGGGGGCGTGTGGACGCCGCCGGACCTGGGCGCTGCGGCGAAGGACGTGGTGGGCGTGCTGGACCGGCGGGGCGCGTGCTTCTTCCAGGACCTGGTGACGCGGGCGCGGCGGCTGCCGGCGGAGGTGGAGGACGCGCTGTGGGAGCTGGTGGCGAAGGGGCTCGTCACGGCGGACGCGGTGCAGAACCTGCGCATCCTGCAGAGCCCGGCGCACCGCAAGCGTCAGAAACTGTTGCAGCGCGGAGGCCCCGGCCGCTGGAGTCTGCTGGCGCCCGCGGAGCCGAAGACGCAGGACGAGGTGATGGAGTCGCTGGCGAAGCTGTTCCTTCAGCGCTACGGCATCGTCTGGCGTGACCTGGTGATGCGCGAGTCCCTGGCGCCGACGTGGCGGGAGCTGCTGTTCGTCTACCGGCGCATGGAGGCGCGAGGCGAGCTGCGCGGCGGGCGCTTCGTGTCGGGCTTCGTGGGGGAGCAGTTCGCCCTGCCGGAGGCGGTGGACACGGCGCGCGCGGTGCGCAGGACGGCCCCGTCAGGCGTGCGCATCCAGCTGTCCGGCGTGGATCCGCTGAACCTCACGGGTGTGGTGACGCCGGGCCCGCGCGTGCCCGCGATGCCGAACAACGTCGTCACCTACGTGGACGGGATTCCGCAGGGCGTGGACGCGGTGGAAGACGCTTCGGAGAACGAGGACACGGAAGTCGAGGGGCCGCTCGCGCAGGTGAACTGA
- the sitA6 gene encoding SitA6 family polymorphic toxin lipoprotein: MRVWPLMMLALWVGGCATTPSSRWASGTELPGKTHVDEGHDEDACLALHCARDTCGLYADQDPASPQGRVVHTFSGAPAPITPRGSAQRHWGSAQELPGNSLPVFVFRWHPREPLPSEVKRRQAMEEWASRPKERHHIFPQAMKAYFQSKGINVHDYVIAIDAEVHRRIHREADSGPWNTEWMAFRERTRGRATKLMHFDQASWMIQRFDIFGLTMTYWQGIDLTPQQRPEP; the protein is encoded by the coding sequence GTGCGCGTGTGGCCGCTGATGATGCTGGCCCTCTGGGTAGGAGGCTGTGCGACCACACCCTCTTCCCGATGGGCATCCGGAACCGAGCTTCCCGGGAAGACACATGTGGACGAAGGGCACGACGAGGACGCGTGCCTCGCGCTTCACTGCGCCAGGGACACGTGTGGCCTCTACGCGGATCAAGACCCGGCATCACCTCAAGGCCGCGTGGTCCACACCTTCAGCGGTGCTCCCGCCCCCATCACGCCAAGAGGTTCGGCACAGCGTCACTGGGGAAGTGCGCAAGAGCTTCCGGGCAACTCCCTTCCCGTCTTCGTCTTCCGCTGGCATCCACGCGAGCCGCTTCCCAGCGAGGTGAAGCGCCGACAGGCCATGGAGGAGTGGGCATCACGCCCCAAGGAGCGGCATCACATCTTCCCGCAGGCCATGAAGGCCTACTTTCAGTCGAAGGGCATCAACGTCCATGACTACGTCATCGCCATCGACGCGGAGGTCCATCGGCGCATCCATCGTGAAGCGGACAGCGGCCCCTGGAACACCGAATGGATGGCGTTCCGTGAACGCACCCGGGGACGAGCCACCAAGCTCATGCACTTCGACCAGGCCTCGTGGATGATCCAGCGGTTCGACATCTTCGGCTTGACGATGACCTAC
- a CDS encoding ammonium transporter, protein MQKWMAMVLLVGVAVAGLLVTPAAQVKQGGPINAADTAWLLTATALVLLMTPGLSFFYGGMVRLKNVISTLMQSFIAMAVISVLWVVVGFSLCFGDSFHGLIGDPRTFFMFSGVGGETHPDLAPTVPLLLFALFQLKFAIITPALITGAFAERVRFKAYLLFMVLFSIFIYAPLAHWTWHPEGFLRQWGVLDFAGGTVVHMSAGFAALAGAIVLGRRQVHLTHATHAPANVPFVMLGTGMLWFGWFGFNAGSALSASSLATLAFATTNTASAAAMLGWIAFDWLRGRKPSAMGACVGAVVGLVAVTPAAGFITVGQSLVVGLVASFVSNAAVHFKSRTALDDTLDVFPCHGLGGVVGMVLTGVLAKDVGLIHGTTRTFLMHLLALGVVSVFSFVGSWLLYKLVDRIVPLRVTREQEEEGLDLSQHGETVGEVPTAARVETPPGPAAAASPAPVPA, encoded by the coding sequence ATGCAGAAGTGGATGGCGATGGTCCTGCTGGTGGGGGTGGCGGTGGCGGGGCTGCTGGTGACTCCGGCGGCACAGGTGAAGCAGGGCGGTCCCATCAACGCCGCGGACACCGCCTGGCTGCTCACCGCCACGGCGCTGGTGCTGCTGATGACGCCCGGCCTGTCGTTCTTCTACGGCGGCATGGTGCGGCTGAAGAACGTCATCTCCACCCTGATGCAGAGCTTCATCGCCATGGCGGTCATCAGCGTGCTGTGGGTCGTCGTGGGCTTCAGCCTGTGCTTCGGCGACAGCTTCCACGGCCTCATCGGGGACCCGCGCACCTTCTTCATGTTCAGCGGCGTGGGCGGTGAGACGCACCCGGACCTCGCGCCCACCGTGCCGCTGCTGCTGTTCGCGCTCTTCCAGCTCAAGTTCGCCATCATCACCCCGGCGCTCATCACCGGCGCGTTCGCGGAGCGCGTGCGCTTCAAGGCGTACCTGCTCTTCATGGTGCTCTTCAGCATCTTCATCTACGCGCCGCTCGCCCACTGGACCTGGCACCCGGAGGGCTTCCTGCGCCAGTGGGGCGTGCTCGACTTCGCGGGCGGCACCGTCGTGCACATGTCCGCGGGCTTCGCCGCGCTCGCCGGCGCCATCGTGCTGGGCCGCCGTCAGGTGCACCTGACGCACGCCACGCACGCTCCGGCCAACGTGCCCTTCGTGATGCTGGGCACGGGCATGCTGTGGTTCGGCTGGTTCGGCTTCAACGCGGGCTCCGCGCTGTCGGCCTCGTCGCTGGCCACGCTGGCCTTCGCCACCACCAACACCGCCTCCGCCGCCGCCATGCTCGGCTGGATTGCCTTCGACTGGCTTCGCGGTCGCAAGCCCAGCGCCATGGGCGCCTGCGTGGGCGCCGTGGTGGGGCTCGTCGCCGTCACGCCCGCAGCGGGCTTCATCACCGTGGGCCAGAGCCTCGTCGTGGGCCTCGTCGCCAGCTTCGTCAGCAACGCCGCCGTCCACTTCAAGAGCCGCACCGCCCTGGACGACACGCTGGACGTCTTCCCCTGCCATGGCCTGGGCGGCGTGGTGGGCATGGTCCTCACCGGCGTGCTCGCCAAGGACGTGGGCCTCATCCACGGCACCACCCGCACCTTCCTCATGCACCTGCTGGCCCTCGGCGTCGTTTCCGTCTTCTCCTTCGTGGGCTCGTGGCTCCTCTACAAGCTCGTCGACCGCATCGTTCCCCTGCGCGTCACCCGGGAGCAGGAGGAAGAGGGGCTGGACCTGAGCCAGCACGGCGAGACCGTGGGCGAGGTCCCCACCGCCGCCCGCGTGGAGACCCCGCCGGGTCCCGCCGCGGCCGCCTCGCCGGCGCCCGTGCCCGCGTAG
- a CDS encoding glutamate synthase subunit beta: MGKPTGFVEWPRVPAPKRDKAERLEDWRELHLALAPEESKRQAGRCMDCGVPFCHQGCPLGNLIPDFNDAVYRGQWKEAYQVLSRTNTFPEFTGRLCPAPCEAACVLAIDQDAVTIEQLEKEISERAFAEGWVKPRPPARRTGRRVAVVGSGPAGLAAASQLNAAGHTVTVYEKDARAGGLLRYGIPDFKLEKSVLDRRLALMEAEGIVFRTGEDVGATTGYRVLREQYDGVVLALGARRARELDVPGRELSGVLQAMDYLEHQNRVVTAGAAPDARLEARGKRVIILGGGDTGSDCLGTALRQGAASVTQVELLPAPPSVRAKENPWPRWPLVFRTSSSQEEGGERAFALLTKRLEGEDGQLKRLHAVRVEVQREPGGAMKLLEVPGSEQVFDVDLLVLAMGFTGPETGPLAEELGVKLSPRGTVQVDAKFATSAPGVYCAGDASRGASLIVWALADGREAARALDAWLSGSASVLPTRGQDCAF, from the coding sequence ATGGGCAAGCCCACGGGTTTCGTCGAGTGGCCGCGCGTCCCCGCCCCCAAGCGGGACAAGGCGGAGCGGCTGGAGGACTGGCGCGAGCTGCACCTGGCACTGGCGCCCGAGGAGTCGAAGCGGCAGGCCGGGCGCTGCATGGACTGTGGCGTGCCCTTCTGCCACCAGGGCTGTCCGCTGGGGAACCTCATCCCGGACTTCAACGACGCGGTGTACCGGGGCCAGTGGAAGGAGGCGTACCAGGTGCTCAGCCGCACCAACACCTTCCCGGAGTTCACCGGGCGCCTGTGCCCCGCGCCTTGCGAGGCCGCGTGCGTGCTGGCCATCGACCAGGACGCGGTGACCATCGAGCAGCTTGAGAAGGAGATCTCCGAGCGCGCCTTCGCGGAGGGCTGGGTGAAGCCCCGGCCTCCGGCGCGCAGGACGGGCCGGCGCGTGGCGGTGGTGGGCTCCGGCCCCGCCGGGCTCGCGGCGGCCTCCCAGCTCAACGCGGCCGGGCACACCGTGACGGTGTACGAGAAGGACGCGCGCGCCGGAGGGCTGCTGCGCTACGGCATCCCGGACTTCAAGCTGGAGAAGTCGGTGCTGGACCGGCGCCTCGCGCTGATGGAGGCGGAGGGCATCGTCTTCCGCACCGGCGAGGACGTGGGCGCGACGACGGGCTACCGCGTGCTGCGCGAGCAGTACGACGGCGTGGTGCTGGCCCTGGGCGCGCGGAGGGCCCGCGAGCTGGACGTCCCCGGCCGTGAGCTGTCCGGCGTGCTCCAGGCCATGGACTACCTGGAGCACCAGAACCGGGTGGTGACGGCGGGCGCGGCGCCGGACGCGCGGCTGGAGGCGCGGGGCAAGCGGGTCATCATCCTGGGCGGCGGCGACACGGGCTCGGACTGCCTGGGTACGGCGCTGCGCCAGGGCGCGGCGAGCGTGACGCAGGTGGAGCTGCTGCCCGCGCCGCCGTCGGTGCGCGCGAAGGAGAACCCGTGGCCGCGCTGGCCGCTGGTGTTCCGCACGTCCTCCAGCCAGGAGGAGGGCGGCGAGCGCGCCTTCGCGCTCCTGACGAAGCGGCTGGAGGGCGAGGACGGCCAGCTCAAGCGCCTGCACGCGGTGCGCGTGGAGGTGCAGCGCGAGCCGGGCGGCGCGATGAAGCTGCTGGAGGTGCCGGGGTCCGAGCAGGTGTTCGACGTGGACCTGCTGGTGCTCGCCATGGGCTTCACCGGCCCGGAGACGGGCCCGCTGGCGGAGGAGCTGGGCGTGAAGCTGTCGCCGCGCGGCACGGTGCAGGTGGACGCGAAGTTCGCCACGTCCGCGCCGGGCGTGTACTGCGCGGGCGACGCCAGCCGGGGCGCGAGCCTCATCGTCTGGGCGCTCGCGGACGGACGCGAGGCGGCGCGCGCGCTGGACGCGTGGCTGTCCGGCTCCGCGTCCGTCCTGCCCACGCGCGGACAGGACTGCGCGTTCTGA